CGCGGGGTGCTCGAATTCTTGATTGAGAATCCAGGCACGAGACGACTCGTTTTCCTCGCCCGGATACAAGAGCACGAGGTTCATGATATCTGCCTGCGTGTCTTGACCCAGGTTCGACAATGCGGGCTCAACGCGATCGTCACGATCTTCTCGCGACAAGCCCTTGAAACTCGGGTCGATGACTCGAACACGTAGCGATGCGGAGTTGTAACGGTAGGCGTCGGCTCGTTCAAAGCTCTTGCGCAAAAGCAATTCGACCGCTCGGGATTCGTCAGTTCGGAATTTTTCCCATTCTGGCACCGTCGCATTCCCGGTAGTCATTTCATCTCTCCCGTAGCCCACTTGACCGCTGCCGCCGCCCCCTTCAAAAAGCCGCGCACTTCGCTTGCCGGCCGGCGTCCCGATTCATATCGGAGGTCGGTAGTCCAATCAAATCGCCTGAATCGCTTCACGATGCCCGCGGGAATCAGAAGGTCGAGGCTTTTCAACTCCTCTTTCAAGTGTTCTGGGTAATGCATTTTTGCCCCGCTTTTTAGTCGCTGAAACGTTGCTTGCTGGTCTGCGACCGGCGTCAGGTGCATTACCAACCCTTTAAGGATACACTCCACGGCGTATCCAGCGAGATAAAAGGCGTTCAACGTAAAGCCATTTTCGAGAAGGAATTGGGCGGTCGTAAATCGTTGCTCCGCGGCGCGCCGAAAGTCGCGAGATGACAGCATCCGCGTGTCCGCCGTGAATTGGAACACGAGCGCTTGGCCCGGGCGCCGACGTTGTGATTATATCCGCCCGATGCCGCCAAGGATCGCAGACGGCTGCGCCGGTTTGGCGTAGTGGCCTTCGTCGTGCGACGAGTAGCTATTGTACTTGGAACGGCGGGCCGCCATTCTAGATATCGTAATACAAGCAAAACTCGTATGGGTGCGGGCGGAGGCGCACGGCGTCGGCTTCCTTTTCGCGCTTGTACGTGATCCAGGTTTCGATCACGTCTTTGGTAAACACATTGCCGCGCAGCAGGTATTCGTGGTCGGCGTGCAACGCGTCGAGCACTTCATCGAGCGAGCCGGGGGTTTGCGGAATCTCGGCCCGCTCTTCCGGCTCCAAGTCGTATAGATCCTTGTCGAGCGGCTCACCCGGATTGATCTTGTTCTGAATGCCGTCGATCGCCGCCATCAGAATTGCCGAGAACGCCAGATACGGGTTGCAGCTCGGGTCGGGGCAGCGGAACTCGACGCGCTTCGCCTTCGGGCTCGGGCTGTACATCGGAATCCGGCAGCAGGCCGAGCGATTGCGCTGCGAATACGCCAGATTCACCGGCGCTTCGTAGCCCGGCACGAGCCGTTTGTAACTGTTGGTCGTGGGATTGGTGAAGGCCAGGATCGACGGGGCGTGTTTCAACACGCCGCCGATCGCGTGCAAGGCCATTTCGCTCAGGCCGGCATAGGCGCCGCCGGCGAAGAGCGGATTGCCCCCCTTCCACAGCGAAAAATGGGTGTGCATGCCGGAGCCGTTGTCGCCGAACAGCGGCTTGGGCATGAAGGTCACCGTCTTGCCGTTCTTCTTGGCCACGCTCTTGAGCACGTATTTATAGATCAGCACATTGTCGGCCATGCGCACCAGCGGCGAGAATCGCATGTCGATTTCCGACTGCCCTGCGGTGGCCACCTCGTGATGCTGGGCCTCGATGTCGACGCCGCAGTCGATCAGCGTTTGCATCATTTCGTTGCGGATATCCATCAGCGCGTCGGTGGGGGGGACCGGGAAATAGCCCTCCTTGAAGCGCACCTTGTAGCCGAGGTTCGGCTTTTCGTCGCGGCCGCGGTTCCATTCGCCTTCGACGCTGTCGATGTGGTAGTAGCCTTCGTGGGCCCGCTGGTCGAAGCGCACGTCGTCGAAAATGAAAAACTCGAGTTCCGGGCCCATGAAGGCCGTGTCGGCAATGCCGGTGCTTTTTAGATAATTGACGCTCTTGCGGGCGATATTGCGCGGATCGCGGCTATAGTCTTCGCGCGTGATCGGATCTTGGATATTGCAGAT
The window above is part of the Pirellulales bacterium genome. Proteins encoded here:
- a CDS encoding HEPN domain-containing protein, yielding MLSSRDFRRAAEQRFTTAQFLLENGFTLNAFYLAGYAVECILKGLVMHLTPVADQQATFQRLKSGAKMHYPEHLKEELKSLDLLIPAGIVKRFRRFDWTTDLRYESGRRPASEVRGFLKGAAAAVKWATGEMK
- the glnA gene encoding type I glutamate--ammonia ligase, which produces MKPKEVLALCREKDVKAIDLRFMDFPGMWQHFTIPVNKLEEDVFENGLGFDGSSIRGWQAINESDMLVVPEPETAFLDPFTALPTLVMICNIQDPITREDYSRDPRNIARKSVNYLKSTGIADTAFMGPELEFFIFDDVRFDQRAHEGYYHIDSVEGEWNRGRDEKPNLGYKVRFKEGYFPVPPTDALMDIRNEMMQTLIDCGVDIEAQHHEVATAGQSEIDMRFSPLVRMADNVLIYKYVLKSVAKKNGKTVTFMPKPLFGDNGSGMHTHFSLWKGGNPLFAGGAYAGLSEMALHAIGGVLKHAPSILAFTNPTTNSYKRLVPGYEAPVNLAYSQRNRSACCRIPMYSPSPKAKRVEFRCPDPSCNPYLAFSAILMAAIDGIQNKINPGEPLDKDLYDLEPEERAEIPQTPGSLDEVLDALHADHEYLLRGNVFTKDVIETWITYKREKEADAVRLRPHPYEFCLYYDI